The following proteins are encoded in a genomic region of Phaeodactylum tricornutum CCAP 1055/1 chromosome 1, whole genome shotgun sequence:
- a CDS encoding predicted protein yields the protein MSFFGGGQQQQQGPDPVFAAKTEMEMYTDLFNKIASSCFSKCASRKHREPDLSLGEMSCTDRCVAKYLESQQRVGEILQKANEA from the exons ATGAGCTTTTTTGGAGGCggtcagcaacagcaacaaggtcCCGATCCAGTTTTTGCGGCCAAGACGGAAATGGAAATGTACACT gatcttttcaacaaaattgcGTCTTCATGCTTCAGTAAATGTGCGTCGCGGAAGCACCGCGAGCCTGATCTTTCTCTGGGAGAAATGTCCTGTACCGATCGATGCGTGGCCAAATACCTGGAATCCCAACAGCGAGTGGGAGAAATACTCCAAAAGGCCAACGAAGCA
- a CDS encoding predicted protein: MGLLAELDRLVESDYRVEINALEADKKLAEIALVTGLSVRDLNIKNGKPVFRPPTSKLEVLASWKKLMAVLKKHEVFLEYLKSLREAFVQFSAIQSLEFRHLKTLISLLSHTAENSQRDNSTECRFVTLLEVLLSYGNGWQPSEQITRFWVRLMQRIPADVPKVNFRRKAYRVLVSLSWVPSSKGLLGACSFEDNRQILDSEKAPAAVRGHLKRIRNTPLPRYDCVNQLLDRLKDETDVCVAIRSELEGTGKTTLAALVASHPSILRVFRVLWLPMDQRDVTYTAYAKLLSNLCDQLGVAPSWPEYVTRFEEPALRQLREKEYMEEARAQMSEILLNVDENILLILDDVQNASQIKNFRFNDRQSIIVTTPDPNLAGVDWTVELDPMSEEEAIELFLAEADLPPAHILGCTDEMKAIVRKCNCHPLTVRTTARWYHLKQVTAGLPKAMEELVIDVNRISMLTSVAASKYVGNYQILFGILSQMLSPARNDGQGSSSLFILCLAAMVVVFPDRVPLDSVLLLWNQLMQNKPQAVAELGLEGEPLPIEIQKHAWLIAEGLTHLGIVSVIDYQNTAWVEAHHNLYSRLAVHLAEEMNFGVSEAFEDIAEEWNRAFVTSYFVHRIQSGDPTDDDSMAYAIDKLPDHMFRAKLFTVGETILVDENFFHARIDALGWDEAIEIHVKDCVRLQRAIEADDETGSAVIIASPVFARLSALVEATAMGDQSPNNSTIIDVSSALFQVAFALAETGFFEEALMQFDRAQRLLPHSQPLCASILYGASWTLLASGEIEQASKKIKACRKAMNDCPGIHVLFTETLQLMADIWVADCEYKPALECLDELIEVLMGSLPRSRIELGTALYKKGRLLFSMGDLELARATLHDSLNWKVEIGEFSKNRAAAYSTLGDLLMETRQLTVAKEMFENAIVTFDALETSSDSLDRLLVTGKLRFLQGNTQGGLKFLKDAHKSIQKLPILLMDQSAYYLRSIARVYQDSGETAEAIGILYESLSLTDSRPLSIERSAALFDLGNCSLDQEKTSEGLTYLEESLKIRVLKLGECVQVLDTLKLIGSVYMSLDDYDQSLKIFRKVHEVCERIAGSEIERIAGALYSIGEVYDCLGLFDLAMDNFTECKLVLERGREKDHPDIAKALHRLGDLVASQNNLDKAEDYFSEALRIRRMNFDDVLLAESQYSMGVILRKLGRLEESEGFLVDALETRNKLECNRETGQTLLEIGNLYRLQGEPANAVSLYEKGKEVLGNESDLLGSVYLASGHAMVSLERDEEALLCYLKAREIRLGAYGKDSAKYGNACRSLGYINYLLRNVDEAIVCLNEFVRIYEACAEDEREDSSENFDYALGIVLLGDLNIARGKPDQARKLWIVAKEIYEEDEGLTTQLPALVDMVQRRLKGKELTPSSPGKGLLSRFHGAVRLSEESTLKSTLELDPKEVGILRNIAFIDD; this comes from the coding sequence ATGGGCCTGTTGGCTGAGCTAGACCGTCTGGTCGAGTCTGACTATCGAGTTGAGATCAATGCACTTGAAGCGGACAAAAAACTGGCTGAGATCGCTCTGGTAACAGGACTATCTGTGCGGGATTTGAACATCAAGAACGGGAAACCTGTATTTCGACCTCCGACGTCGAAACTCGAAGTATTGGCTTCCTGGAAGAAGCTCATGGCAGTGTTGAAGAAACACGAAGTCTTTCTGGAATACCTTAAGTCACTGCGGGAAGCATTTGTCCAGTTTTCAGCCATACAGTCCCTCGAGTTCCGCCATTTGAAAACGCTGATTTCGCTGTTATCACATACCGCCGAGAATTCACAACGCGACAACTCGACCGAATGCCGATTCGTCACGTTACTGGAGGTGCTCCTATCCTACGGCAACGGCTGGCAGCCATCCGAGCAAATCACAAGGTTCTGGGTGCGACTCATGCAACGGATACCCGCAGATGTTCCAAAGGTTAACTTTCGCCGCAAAGCTTACCGAGTCTTGGTATCCCTCTCTTGGGTACCCAGTTCGAAAGGACTGCTCGGTGCCTGCTCGTTCGAAGACAATCGACAAATACTCGACTCCGAAAAGGCCCCTGCTGCCGTCCGAGGCCATCTAAAGCGAATACGCAATACACCGTTGCCGCGTTACGACTGCGTCAATCAACTTTTGGATCGACTCAAAGATGAGACGGACGTTTGCGTTGCCATTCGATCCGAACTGGAAGGAACGGGCAAAACAACCTTGGCAGCACTTGTGGCATCACATCCTTCAATTTTGAGAGTTTTTCGGGTACTGTGGTTGCCGATGGATCAGCGTGATGTGACCTACACGGCGTACGCCAAACTCCTGAGCAATTTGTGCGATCAATTGGGCGTAGCGCCATCTTGGCCAGAGTACGTGACGCGATTCGAAGAGCCGGCACTACGTCAACTGCGCGAAAAAGAATATATGGAAGAAGCTCGGGCGCAAATGTCGGAAATTTTGCTAAATGTAGACGAAAACATTCTGCTGATTCTGGACGATGTACAAAATGCCAGCCAAATAAAGAATTTTCGCTTCAACGACCGACAGTCAATTATTGTTACGACGCCGGATCCCAACCTGGCTGGAGTAGATTGGACCGTAGAATTGGACCCAATGAGTGAGGAGGAAGCAATTGAGCTATTCTTAGCCGAAGCCGATCTCCCGCCTGCTCATATTTTAGGTTGCACCGACGAAATGAAGGCAATTGTTCGCAAATGCAACTGTCATCCGCTAACTGTCAGAACAACCGCGCGATGGTACCACTTGAAGCAGGTAACGGCAGGACTCCCAAAAGCTATGGAAGAGCTAGTGATTGATGTCAATAGAATCTCAATGCTGACATCGGTCGCGGCTTCTAAATATGTCGGAAACTATCAGATTCTGTTCGGCATTCTTAGCCAAATGCTATCGCCAGCACGGAACGATGGCCAAGGATCATCGTCATTGTTTATACTGTGCTTGGCAGCAATGGTGGTTGTCTTTCCAGATCGTGTCCCCTTGGATTCTGTTTTACTACTTTGGAACCAGCTGATGCAGAATAAGCCCCAGGCGGTTGCCGAACTAGGCCTTGAAGGCGAACCCCTACCGATTGAGATCCAGAAACATGCATGGCTGATTGCCGAAGGGCTAACCCATTTGGGAATTGTATCCGTAATCGACTACCAAAATACAGCCTGGGTGGAGGCTCATCACAACTTATACTCACGACTTGCCGTGCACCTGGCCGAAGAAATGAACTTCGGAGTCTCAGAAGCGTTCGAGGACATAGCTGAAGAGTGGAACCGCGCATTTGTGACATCGTATTTTGTGCACCGGATCCAGAGCGGCGATCCAACAGACGATGATAGTATGGCTTACGCAATTGATAAGCTCCCAGATCACATGTTTCGAGCAAAACTGTTCACGGTTGGTGAAACTATTCTTGTGGACGAAAACTTCTTCCACGCCAGAATCGATGCTTTAGGTTGGGACGAGGCAATTGAAATTCACGTGAAAGATTGTGTCAGATTGCAACGAGCCATCGAAGCAGATGATGAGACTGGGTCAGCAGTGATCATCGCATCGCCCGTTTTCGCCAGATTGTCAGCATTGGTGGAGGCTACAGCCATGGGAGATCAAAGTCCCAACAACAGTACGATTATAGACGTATCAAGTGCCCTATTTCAAGTTGCCTTCGCTCTGGCAGAAACGGGTTTTTTTGAAGAGGCTTTAATGCAGTTCGACAGAGCTCAAAGACTGCTACCCCATTCACAACCACTTTGTGCCAGCATCCTGTACGGAGCTAGTTGGACACTTCTCGCCAGTGGGGAAATTGAGCAAGCTTCAAAGAAAATCAAAGCTTGCAGGAAAGCTATGAACGATTGCCCTGGCATTCATGTGCTTTTTACCGAAACGCTTCAGTTAATGGCAGACATTTGGGTTGCGGACTGCGAGTACAAACCAGCACTTGAATGTCTCGACGAACTGATCGAGGTGTTGATGGGGAGTTTGCCACGAAGCCGGATTGAACTGGGGACAGCTCTGTACAAGAAAGGACGTCTGCTTTTCTCGATGGGTGACCTGGAGCTAGCAAGGGCTACTCTTCATGACAGCTTGAATTGGAAAGTAGAGATTGGCGAGTTCAGCAAGAATCGAGCCGCCGCATACAGTACTTTAGGGGATTTGTTGATGGAAACACGCCAACTGACGGTTGCAAAGGAAATGTTCGAGAATGCAATTGTCACTTTCGATGCGCTCGAAACGTCCTCGGATTCGCTTGATCGCTTACTTGTCACTGGAAAATTACGCTTTCTCCAAGGCAATACTCAGGGAGGTTTAAAATTTCTCAAGGATGCCCATAAATCGATTCAGAAGCTCCCTATCCTATTAATGGACCAGTCAGCGTATTACCTGCGATCCATTGCTCGTGTATATCAAGACAGTGGAGAAACTGCCGAGGCTATTGGAATTCTGTATGAAAGTTTGTCACTGACAGACAGTCGGCCTTTGTCCATCGAGCGTTCCGCCGCACTTTTTGATCTTGGCAACTGTTCGCTCGACCAAGAGAAGACGAGCGAAGGTCTGACATACCTTGAGGAATCCTTGAAGATTCGCGTCTTGAAGCTGGGCGAGTGTGTACAAGTCCTTGACACGCTGAAATTGATTGGTAGTGTGTATATGTCTCTTGATGACTATGATCAATCTTTAAAGATATTCAGAAAAGTTCACGAAGTCTGCGAGAGAATTGCAGGAAGCGAGATCGAAAGGATTGCGGGCGCGCTGTACTCTATTGGTGAAGTATACGATTGTTTAGGACTTTTTGACCTTGCGATGGACAACTTCACCGAATGCAAGCTCGTGCTTGAACGTGGTCGTGAAAAGGATCATCCAGATATTGCGAAGGCCCTTCACAGGCTTGGAGACTTGGTTGCGTCTCAAAATAATCTTGATAAAGCAGAGGACTACTTTTCGGAGGCTTTGAGGATTCGGAGGATGAATTTCGATGACGTATTGTTAGCGGAATCGCAATACAGTATGGGGGTTATACTGCGCAAATTGGGTCGCTTGGAAGAATCAGAGGGATTTCTGGTCGACGCGCTCGAGACCAGAAACAAATTAGAATGCAACAGGGAAACTGGCCAGACTTTGCTAGAGATCGGAAACCTGTATCGCCTACAAGGGGAACCTGCCAATGCCGTAAGCCTTTACGAGAAAGGAAAGGAAGTGCTGGGCAACGAAAGCGATCTTCTCGGCAGTGTCTACCTCGCTTCAGGCCACGCAATGGTTTCTCTGGAACGTGATGAAGAGGCTTTGCTTTGCTATTTGAAAGCACGCGAAATACGGCTCGGGGCCTATGGAAAGGATAGCGCCAAGTACGGCAACGCGTGTCGAAGCCTCGGTTACATAAACTATCTCTTGAGAAACGTCGACGAAGCGATTGTTTGCCTCAATGAGTTTGTTCGAATTTATGAAGCCTGTGCCGAGGACGAACGCGAAGACTCGAGCGAGAACTTCGACTATGCTTTGGGAATTGTCTTACTCGGCGACCTAAACATTGCCAGAGGGAAGCCAGATCAAGCACGTAAACTTTGGATTGTCGCAAAAGAAATctacgaagaagatgaaggaCTTACGACGCAACTTCCTGCTTTGGTTGACATGGTTCAACGTCGcttgaaaggaaaagaatTGACACCATCATCACCGGGAAAAGGCTTGCTGTCGAGATTCCATGGGGCTGTACGgctttcggaagaatccACTTTGAAGAGCACACTCGAGTTGGACCCCAAGGAAGTTGGCATTCTTCGGAACATAGCTTTTATCGATGACTAA
- a CDS encoding predicted protein has protein sequence MIFDRMFDLEPSKEAGGVPRSVVRLPAAIETTPNDSRSQHSMPEARPHRSLRIPLPSSYVSRTQSELQLALEQEEAEHRDAAMFYRLVNGIKVRQSSQYPPSPNVEAPHNDSIASIIRTRMSDLAVIPAPTPPEQLPFHLHWQQCSRPNTLCWDSTAISPTVADPADEWSITGYEASTEPLEALQSSPAEMESLQLEEDEGVFSLDL, from the coding sequence ATGATTTTTGATCGAATGTTTGATTTGGAACCATCGAAAGAAGCTGGCGGTGTTCCGCGAAGCGTGGTGCGACTTCCTGCTGCCATCGAGACAACTCCCAACGACTCGCGGTCACAGCATTCGATGCCGGAAGCAAGGCCCCATCGTTCCCTCCGCATCCCGCTACCGTCTTCTTACGTATCGAGGACTCAATCCGAACTCCAGCTTGCCTtggagcaagaagaagcgGAACATCGTGACGCGGCCATGTTCTATCGATTAGTGAACGGCATCAAAGTGCGTCAGTCATCACAATATCCCCCCTCGCCGAATGTAGAGGCTCCGCACAATGACAGTATTGCGAGTATTATACGAACGAGAATGTCGGATCTGGCAGTCATTCCGGCTCCAACTCCTCCAGAACAATTGCCCTTTCATCTGCACTGGCAACAGTGTTCACGCCCGAATACTTTGTGTTGGGATAGCACAGCTATATCCCCTACAGTGGCTGATCCGGCGGACGAATGGTCTATCACCGGATATGAAGCATCGACCGAGCCGTTAGAAGCACTGCAGTCTTCGCCGGCAGAGATGGagagcttacagttagaagaggacgaaggaGTGTTTTCATTGGACTTGTGA